In a single window of the Necator americanus strain Aroian chromosome X, whole genome shotgun sequence genome:
- a CDS encoding hypothetical protein (NECATOR_CHRX.G22341.T1) has protein sequence MKEDLRTLGVDGQFWRDVRFRWIWNSDEWIDSVPLSQNIEKVEQSYVRERYLDGTSSLDVQAPACLPFVSFPRHCHPRCSQVSSPIVDPSHNVCDPFVLCVGFVFCWVTKTGQGS, from the exons ATGAAAGAGgatctgaggacactcggcgtggatggGCAGTTCTGgagagacgtaaggtttcgttggatatggaatagcgacgaatggattgattctgtgccaCTCTCGCAGAACATCGAGAAGGTTGAGCAGAGCTATGTTCGAGAACG atacttagatggcacgtcttcactggacgtgcagGCCCCAGCATGTCTTCCATTCGTTTCCTTCCCTCgtcattgtcatccaagatgttctcaagtttc TTCACCTATCGTCGATCCTTCTCATAATGTCTGCGACCCATTTGTGCTTTGCGTTGGATTTGTATTCTGCTGGGTGACGAAGACGGGGCAAGGCTcgtaa
- a CDS encoding hypothetical protein (NECATOR_CHRX.G22339.T1), whose product MLAAAGLLSLEKSLFATSAYSLPQYSADWALTSQTSDGMATDGVLTSREQCPQTLTCMSFLLAKRIKFHMIALQETKCRRSDVRQMNDGTFVICGEKVPSRNVGGVGFHPSVVHLVDIHEILSLRLAILRLRPLRQKPISIINCYSPTSAVDESELDTFYEELEEVSHNERSFYKFVVRDINARLGKATVEEYKIGRFGLGDWNDNGNRLTGLFSSARLYHGSCLFMEEDHRRWTWESPSSVTRAEIDHILTNWRWCLLDVSVLPSFRCGSDHRRAKIRPSHTIEKSIPYRQRRKKIVYDDCVLEDSLSQGDWHMEEEPNVDYELPLRGLRACAERAS is encoded by the exons ATGCTCGCTGcggcagggctgcttagtttggagaaaagtctttttgccacttcagcatattcactgcctcagtactcTGCAGACTGGGCCCTgacgtctcagacgtcggacggtatggcgaccg acggTGTACTTACatcgcgagaacagtgtccacagacgctgacctgcatgtcCTTCCTTCTTGcaaagcgtatcaaatttcacatgattgctctgcaggagaccaagtgcagaaggagcgacgtacgacagatgaatgacggtacattcgtcatttgtggagaaaaggttccgtcgcgaaatgtaggcggtgttggttttcacccatctgtcgtccatcttgtcgatattcacgagatcctgtcgcttcgtctggccattcttcgtctccgccctctgcgccaaaaacccatcagcatcatcaactgctactcaccaacatcagcagttgatgaatccgaattggacacgttttacgaggagctggaggaagtgagCCACAACGAGAGGtctttctacaaattcgttgttaGGGACATCAACGCAAGACTAGGAAAGGCTACAGTAGAGGAATACaagatcggaagatttggactaggggactgGAATGataatggcaatcgtctcacCGGGCTGTTCTCCTCCGCTCGCCTCTATCATGGGAGTTGTCTTTTCATGGAggaagatcatcgtcggtggacgtGGGAATCGCCCTCTAGTgtgactcgtgcggagatcgaccacattcTCACCAActggaggtggtgtctacttgacgtctccgTATTACCATCCTTTCGTTGTGGTTCTGATCATcgtcgtgcgaaaatacgacctAGCCACACGATAGAAAAGAGCATCccctatcggcaacgaaggaaaaaaatcgtctacgacgattgcgtactcgaggactccctgtcccaaggtgatTGGCACATGGAGGAGGAACCAAATGTGGACTACGAGCTGCCACTCAGAGGACTGCGAGCTtgcgctgaacgtgcctcatag
- a CDS encoding hypothetical protein (NECATOR_CHRX.G22341.T2) yields MKEDLRTLGVDGQFWRDVRFRWIWNSDEWIDSVPLSQNIEKVEQSYVRERWHVFTGRAGPSMSSIRFLPSSLSSKMFSSFVSDVDEVLEPNLAELSIGPFA; encoded by the exons ATGAAAGAGgatctgaggacactcggcgtggatggGCAGTTCTGgagagacgtaaggtttcgttggatatggaatagcgacgaatggattgattctgtgccaCTCTCGCAGAACATCGAGAAGGTTGAGCAGAGCTATGTTCGAGAACG atggcacgtcttcactggacgtgcagGCCCCAGCATGTCTTCCATTCGTTTCCTTCCCTCgtcattgtcatccaagatgttctcaagtttcgtgagtgacgttgacgaggtccttgagccgaaTCTAGCTGAGCTTTCAATTGGCCCATTCGcgtag
- a CDS encoding hypothetical protein (NECATOR_CHRX.G22340.T1) — METVSDGVLTSREQCPQTLTCMSFLLAKRIKFHMIALQETKCRRSDVRQMNDGTFVICGEKVPSRNVGGVGFHPSVVHLVDIHEILSLRLAILRLRPLRQKPISIINCYSPTSAVDESELDTFYEELEEVSHNERSFYKFVVRDINARLGKATVEEYKIGRFGLGDWNDNGNRLTGLFSSARLYHGSCLFMEEDHRRWTWESPSSVTRAEIDHILTNWRWCLLDVSVLPSFRCGSDHRRAKIRPSHTIEKSIPYRQRRKKIVYDDCVLEDSLSQGDWHMEEEPNVDYELPLRGLRACAERAS; from the coding sequence atggagactgtctcagacggTGTACTTACatcgcgagaacagtgtccacagacgctgacctgcatgtcCTTCCTTCTTGcaaagcgtatcaaatttcacatgattgctctgcaggagaccaagtgcagaaggagcgacgtacgacagatgaatgacggtacattcgtcatttgtggagaaaaggttccgtcgcgaaatgtaggcggtgttggttttcacccatctgtcgtccatcttgtcgatattcacgagatcctgtcgcttcgtctggccattcttcgtctccgccctctgcgccaaaaacccatcagcatcatcaactgctactcaccaacatcagcagttgatgaatccgaattggacacgttttacgaggagctggaggaagtgagCCACAACGAGAGGtctttctacaaattcgttgttaGGGACATCAACGCAAGACTAGGAAAGGCTACAGTAGAGGAATACaagatcggaagatttggactaggggactgGAATGataatggcaatcgtctcacCGGGCTGTTCTCCTCCGCTCGCCTCTATCATGGGAGTTGTCTTTTCATGGAggaagatcatcgtcggtggacgtGGGAATCGCCCTCTAGTgtgactcgtgcggagatcgaccacattcTCACCAActggaggtggtgtctacttgacgtctccgTATTACCATCCTTTCGTTGTGGTTCTGATCATcgtcgtgcgaaaatacgacctAGCCACACGATAGAAAAGAGCATCccctatcggcaacgaaggaaaaaaatcgtctacgacgattgcgtactcgaggactccctgtcccaaggtgatTGGCACATGGAGGAGGAACCAAATGTGGACTACGAGCTGCCACTCAGAGGACTGCGAGCTtgcgctgaacgtgcctcatag
- a CDS encoding hypothetical protein (NECATOR_CHRX.G22342.T1), translating into MVALLLFFILSSDSKIIISFFGGLCEEVGPSIEQSIPGFLLRSSSLKAAYHEIDYAGPYVIQYGVRIVDYDYGWSPQQPIH; encoded by the exons ATGGTTgcacttcttctcttcttcatattGTCTTCGGACTCGAAAATTATCATATCATTCTTTGgaggactttgtgaagaggTCGGACCATCG aTTGAACAATCAATACCCGGCTTTTTACTTCGTTCCTCTtcattaaaagcagcatatcacgaaattgactatGCTGGGCCCTATGTGATACAATATGgagttcggattgtagattacgactaTGGATGGTcgcctcagcagcctattcactga